A stretch of the Alnus glutinosa chromosome 6, dhAlnGlut1.1, whole genome shotgun sequence genome encodes the following:
- the LOC133870185 gene encoding phospholipase D alpha 1-like, producing the protein MRQLLHGTLFVTIYEIGRRSDNGCSFKLCQKATQKSGKRFLAQVKRVVCRSEIFGSELYATVDLDKARVGRTRKIENGPMKPKWLESFRIYCAHYISNVVFTVKETNPVGATLIGRAYVPVEDVIRESIFESWVDILDEDHKPRSSKLHVRLQFVNINKDNNWSQGIQSPHFQGVPHTFFRQRQGCKVTLYQDAHVPSNYFPPIILSGGELYKHQRCWEDIFDAISNARHLIYITGWSVHTKITLIRDNQARVEKGDGITLGELLKMKANEGVTVLMLVWDDRTSVKEVKKDGLMATHDQETAEYFRNTNVRCYLCPRNPDDGKSIVQRFEISAMFTHHQKTIVVDKKGGVEGSEKRRIVSFVGGIDLCDGRYDTPKHPLFATLSTIHHDDFHQPNFTGASIKKGGPREPWHDIHCQLEGPVAWDVLYNFEQRWRRQVGEQFLIPTTMFDEIVILPSSTDCTVTSSNDVETWNVQIFRSIDGGAVVGFPENPKDADAVGLVTGKDNIFDRSIQDAYIKAIRRAKNFIYIENQYFIGSSFGWKSNNIVVEDIGALHLIPKELSLKIISKIEAKERFTVYILIPMWPEGIPESASVQAILDWQRRTMEMMYSDIAQALQRNGLNADPHEYLNFYCLGNREANKFDEYVPTETPEPDSDYSRAQQARRFMIYVHAKMMIVDDEYIIIGSANINQRSMDGARDTEIAMGAFQPQHLATDQQAAMGQIHGFRMALWVEHLGGYSPKLLHPQSKACLETVNDTAEANWKLYSQEIFKEDHMLGHLLPYPIQVSRNGEITTLPGFEFFPDTKAPVLGTKSDYLIPMLTT; encoded by the exons ATGCGGCAATTGCTCCACGGGACACTTTTTGTAACTATTTATGAAATTGGTAGGAGATCAGACAATGGATGCAGCTTCAAATTATGCCAAAAG GCTACACAAAAGTCTGGTAAAAGGTTTCTAGCCCAAGTCAAGAGAGTTGTGTGCCGGTCTGAG ATCTTTGGGTCCGAACTCTATGCAACAGTTGATTTAGATAAGGCTAGGGTTGGGCGGACCAGAAAGATAGAAAATGGACCCATGAAACCCAAGTGGCTCGAGTCTTTTCGCATATACTGTGCCCATTATATCTCAAATGTTGTATTCACTGTCAAAGAAACTAACCCTGTGGGGGCGACTCTAATCGGAAGGGCCTATGTACCTGTTGAGGATGTCATAAGAGAATCTATCTTCGAGAGCTGGGTTGACATATTGGATGAAGACCATAAGCCTAGAAGTTCCAAACTCCATGTCAGGTTACAGTTTGTTAATATTAACAAGGACAATAATTGGTCTCAAGGAATCCAATCTCCCCATTTTCAGGGAGTTCCTCACACATTCTTCCGTCAAAGACAGGGTTGCAAAGTAACTCTATACCAAGATGCCCATGTCCCATCTAACTATTTCCCTCCTATAATTCTGTCTGGAGGAGAGCTTTATAAGCATCAGAGATGCTGGGAGGACATCTTTGACGCAATCAGTAACGCAAGACACCTAATTTACATAACTGGATGGTCTGTGCATACTAAGATAACCTTGATAAGGGATAACCAGGCAAGAGTAGAAAAAGGAGATGGAATTACATTAGGAGAGCTGCTTAAGATGAAGGCTAATGAAGGTGTCACAGTTCTCATGCTTGTTTGGGATGACAGAACTTCTGTTAAGGAAGTGAAGAAGGATGGTTTGATGGCAACTCATGACCAAGAAACTGCAGAATACTTTCGAAACACAAACGTGCGTTGCTATTTGTGCCCTCGCAATCCTGATGATGGGAAAAGCATAGTTCAGAGGTTTGAGATTTCTGCCATGTTTACTCACCATCAGAAGACAATAGTTGTTGACAAAAAAGGGGGTGTTGAAGGATCAGAAAAGCGGAGGATTGTGAGTTTCGTTGGTGGTATTGATCTTTGTGACGGGAGATACGATACACCAAAACATCCATTGTTTGCTACTTTGAGCACAATCCACCATGATGATTTCCATCAGCCCAACTTTACAGGCGCTTCAATCAAGAAGGGTGGGCCAAGGGAGCCTTGGCATGACATTCATTGCCAGCTAGAAGGGCCTGTTGCTTGGGATGTCTTATACAATTTTGAACAGAGGTGGAGAAGGCAGGTTGGGGAGCAGTTTCTGATTCCGACAACCATGTTTGATGAAATTGTAATCCTTCCATCAAGTACAGACTGTACAGTTACATCATCAAATGACGTGGAAACATGGAACGTTCAGATCTTCCGATCTATTGATGGTGGTGCAGTTGTGGGGTTTCCTGAAAACCCTAAGGATGCGGATGCAGTAGGCCTTGTTACTGGGAAAGATAACATCTTTGACCGAAGCATTCAGGATGCTTATATCAAAGCTATTCGGCGAGCCAAAAACTTCATCTACATTGAGAATCAGTATTTCATAGGGAGCTCGTTTGGGTGGAAATCAAATAATATAGTGGTTGAGGATATTGGTGCTTTGCATCTCATACCAAAGGAGCTCTCACTAAAGATTATTAGTAAGATTGAAGCAAAGGAGAGGTTCACTGTGTACATCTTAATCCCAATGTGGCCAGAAGGTATACCTGAGAGTGCTTCTGTTCAGGCAATATTAGATTGGCAGAGGAGGACAATGGAAATGATGTATTCTGATATTGCTCAAGCCCTTCAAAGAAATGGTCTTAATGCCGACCCCCATGAGTATCTGAATTTCTACTGCCTTGGGAATCGGGAGGCAAACAAATTTGATGAATACGTGCCCACAGAGACCCCAGAACCAGACAGTGATTACAGTAGAGCTCAGCAGGCCCGTCGCTTCATGATATATGTTCATGCAAAGATGATGATAG TTGATGATGAATACATAATCATTGGATCTGCGAACATTAACCAGAGATCAATGGATGGAGCAAGGGACACAGAGATTGCGATGGGTGCATTCCAACCACAACATTTAGCCACCGACCAACAAGCCGCCATGGGTCAGATCCATGGGTTCCGAATGGCATTATGGGTTGAGCACCTTGGAGGGTATAGCCCGAAATTGCTACATCCACAAAGCAAAGCATGCTTGGAGACGGTGAATGACACTGCTGAGGCGAACTGGAAATTATACTCGCAAGAGATATTCAAGGAAGATCATATGTTGGGTCACCTGCTACCCTACCCAATCCAAGTAAGCCGCAATGGAGAGATTACAACACTCCCAGGGTTTGAGTTCTTCCCGGACACCAAGGCTCCTGTTCTGGGTACCAAATCCGACTACCTCATTCCAATGCTTACCACCTAG
- the LOC133871951 gene encoding uncharacterized protein LOC133871951 isoform X1 → MQHCRYVPPWLSHLLACMGCCLLAQSERCFGKKPCCSFCMFSGACFRALVLLMMERVKAKWKKLFSSRGCLGCYTNHELIIAVDEPSKGLKIQGQSVKKPSVSEDFWSTSTCEMDNSAVQSRRSISSIGTSNQVLVPQGCPGSVSNPSEFINHGLILWNQTRQQWLGNKRLQSHRQGREPRISWNATYESLLATNKPFPQPVPLPEMIDFLVDVWEQEGLYD, encoded by the exons ATGCAGCACTGTAGATACGTTCCGCCTTGGCTCTCTCATCTTCTCGCATGCATGGG GTGTTGTTTGTTAGCTCAATCGGAGAGATGCTTCGGGAAGAAACCCTGCTGTTCGTTTTGTATGTTTTCTGGAGCGTGCTTCCGCGCTCTTGTGCTTTTGATGATGGAAAGGGTCAAGGCTAAATGGAAGAAGCTTTTCAGT AGCAGAGGCTGCCTTGGATGCTATACTAATCATGAACTAATTATCGCGGTGGATGAGCCATCAAAGGGGCTGAAAATTCAAGGTCAATCTGTGAAGAAACCTAGTGTATCAGAGGATTTCTGGAGCACCAGCACTTGTGAAATGGACAACAGTGCTGTTCAGTCCCGGAGAAGCATCTCATCAATCGGCACATCAAACCAAGTCCTTGTTCCTCAGGGTTGTCCTGGCAGTGTGAGCAACCCTTCCGAATTCATAAATCATG GTCTGATTCTGTGGAACCAGACCAGGCAGCAGTGGCTTGGAAACAAAAGGTTGCAGAGCCATCGACAAGGTCGAGAGCCCAGAATAAG TTGGAATGCAACTTATGAGAGTCTACTTGCGACTAACAAGCCTTTCCCCCAGCCCGTCCCCCTTCCT GAAATGATAGATTTCCTTGTAGATGTCTGGGAGCAGGAGGGTTTGTATGATTGA
- the LOC133871951 gene encoding uncharacterized protein LOC133871951 isoform X2, whose translation MQHCRYVPPWLSHLLACMGGCLGCYTNHELIIAVDEPSKGLKIQGQSVKKPSVSEDFWSTSTCEMDNSAVQSRRSISSIGTSNQVLVPQGCPGSVSNPSEFINHGLILWNQTRQQWLGNKRLQSHRQGREPRISWNATYESLLATNKPFPQPVPLPEMIDFLVDVWEQEGLYD comes from the exons ATGCAGCACTGTAGATACGTTCCGCCTTGGCTCTCTCATCTTCTCGCATGCATGGG AGGCTGCCTTGGATGCTATACTAATCATGAACTAATTATCGCGGTGGATGAGCCATCAAAGGGGCTGAAAATTCAAGGTCAATCTGTGAAGAAACCTAGTGTATCAGAGGATTTCTGGAGCACCAGCACTTGTGAAATGGACAACAGTGCTGTTCAGTCCCGGAGAAGCATCTCATCAATCGGCACATCAAACCAAGTCCTTGTTCCTCAGGGTTGTCCTGGCAGTGTGAGCAACCCTTCCGAATTCATAAATCATG GTCTGATTCTGTGGAACCAGACCAGGCAGCAGTGGCTTGGAAACAAAAGGTTGCAGAGCCATCGACAAGGTCGAGAGCCCAGAATAAG TTGGAATGCAACTTATGAGAGTCTACTTGCGACTAACAAGCCTTTCCCCCAGCCCGTCCCCCTTCCT GAAATGATAGATTTCCTTGTAGATGTCTGGGAGCAGGAGGGTTTGTATGATTGA
- the LOC133871951 gene encoding uncharacterized protein LOC133871951 isoform X3 — protein MHGSRGCLGCYTNHELIIAVDEPSKGLKIQGQSVKKPSVSEDFWSTSTCEMDNSAVQSRRSISSIGTSNQVLVPQGCPGSVSNPSEFINHGLILWNQTRQQWLGNKRLQSHRQGREPRISWNATYESLLATNKPFPQPVPLPEMIDFLVDVWEQEGLYD, from the exons ATGCATGGG AGCAGAGGCTGCCTTGGATGCTATACTAATCATGAACTAATTATCGCGGTGGATGAGCCATCAAAGGGGCTGAAAATTCAAGGTCAATCTGTGAAGAAACCTAGTGTATCAGAGGATTTCTGGAGCACCAGCACTTGTGAAATGGACAACAGTGCTGTTCAGTCCCGGAGAAGCATCTCATCAATCGGCACATCAAACCAAGTCCTTGTTCCTCAGGGTTGTCCTGGCAGTGTGAGCAACCCTTCCGAATTCATAAATCATG GTCTGATTCTGTGGAACCAGACCAGGCAGCAGTGGCTTGGAAACAAAAGGTTGCAGAGCCATCGACAAGGTCGAGAGCCCAGAATAAG TTGGAATGCAACTTATGAGAGTCTACTTGCGACTAACAAGCCTTTCCCCCAGCCCGTCCCCCTTCCT GAAATGATAGATTTCCTTGTAGATGTCTGGGAGCAGGAGGGTTTGTATGATTGA